The Natrinema salaciae genome contains a region encoding:
- a CDS encoding acyl-CoA carboxylase subunit beta — MRVRIAASADDDEAAAIAAALADHTGETVEVYLGDDGEPTAVHELERKAGGGSNAGVGDDPSASETGGDDLEPTACEQRLREEIADILEGGPRKYRDQLPEQGKLFVRDRLELWFSGADSELHFEDGKFAAFDEWHPDGTNPDEETDDRLPADGLITAAATFEGRDVHVMANDYTVKRGSMAAKGVEKFLRMQQRALKTGRPVFYLMDSSGGRIDQQTGFFANREGIGKYYYNHSMLSGRVPQICVLYGPSIAGAAYTPVFADFTIMVEGMSAMAIASPRMVRMVTGEEIDLQELGGPQVHMRESGSADLIAEDEDHARELVAQLLTYLPDNADEKPPKRDPNAPANPPAGIDAVVPQRPDRGYDMTDVIDRIVDEGSYFELRPDYGREIVTAYARIGGRPVGIVANQPAHRAGAIFPDAAEKAAEFIWKSDAFNIPLLYLCDTPGFMAGSQVEKDGILEQGKKMIYATSSATVPKQTVVVRKAYGAGIYAMGGPAYDPESVIGLPSGEIAIMGPEAAINAVYARKLAEIDDPDERERMERVLREEYREDIDVHRMASEVVIDEIVPPSTLREELAARFDFYADIEKSLPDKKHGTIL; from the coding sequence ATGCGAGTCCGTATTGCGGCCAGTGCCGACGACGACGAGGCTGCGGCGATTGCGGCCGCACTCGCCGATCACACCGGCGAGACGGTCGAGGTATATCTCGGTGACGATGGGGAGCCGACCGCCGTACACGAACTCGAGCGGAAGGCCGGCGGCGGGTCGAACGCCGGCGTCGGGGACGACCCGTCGGCGTCCGAGACCGGCGGGGACGACCTCGAGCCGACGGCATGCGAGCAGCGATTGCGGGAGGAGATCGCCGACATCCTCGAGGGCGGCCCCAGGAAGTACAGGGACCAGCTGCCCGAGCAGGGGAAACTGTTCGTCCGGGATCGGCTCGAGCTGTGGTTTTCCGGCGCGGACAGCGAGTTACACTTCGAGGACGGCAAGTTCGCCGCGTTCGACGAGTGGCATCCGGACGGAACGAACCCCGACGAGGAGACCGACGACCGGCTCCCGGCGGACGGGCTCATCACGGCCGCGGCCACGTTCGAAGGGCGGGACGTCCACGTCATGGCCAACGATTACACCGTCAAGCGGGGCAGCATGGCCGCCAAGGGCGTCGAGAAATTCCTGCGGATGCAACAGCGCGCGCTCAAAACCGGTCGACCGGTGTTCTACCTGATGGACTCGTCGGGCGGTCGGATCGATCAGCAGACCGGCTTCTTCGCCAATCGCGAGGGGATCGGGAAGTACTACTACAACCACTCGATGCTCTCCGGCCGGGTGCCCCAGATCTGCGTTCTCTACGGCCCCTCCATCGCCGGGGCCGCCTACACGCCGGTCTTCGCGGACTTCACGATCATGGTCGAGGGGATGTCCGCGATGGCGATCGCCTCGCCGCGGATGGTTCGGATGGTCACCGGCGAGGAGATCGACCTGCAGGAACTCGGGGGACCGCAGGTCCACATGCGCGAGTCGGGTTCGGCGGACCTGATCGCCGAGGACGAGGACCACGCCCGCGAACTCGTCGCGCAGTTGCTCACCTACCTGCCGGACAACGCGGACGAGAAACCGCCGAAGCGGGACCCCAACGCGCCGGCGAACCCCCCCGCAGGGATCGACGCCGTCGTCCCCCAGCGACCCGATCGGGGGTACGACATGACCGACGTCATCGATCGGATCGTCGACGAAGGGTCGTACTTCGAGTTACGGCCCGATTACGGGCGCGAGATCGTCACGGCGTACGCCCGGATCGGCGGCCGCCCGGTCGGTATCGTCGCCAACCAGCCCGCCCACCGCGCCGGTGCGATCTTCCCCGACGCGGCCGAGAAGGCCGCCGAGTTCATCTGGAAGTCGGACGCGTTCAACATCCCCTTACTCTACCTCTGTGACACTCCCGGCTTCATGGCCGGCTCGCAGGTCGAGAAAGACGGCATCTTGGAGCAGGGCAAGAAGATGATCTACGCGACCTCGTCGGCCACGGTCCCGAAACAGACCGTCGTCGTCCGCAAGGCCTACGGCGCGGGCATCTACGCGATGGGCGGTCCCGCCTACGATCCCGAGAGCGTCATCGGGCTGCCGTCGGGCGAAATCGCCATCATGGGGCCGGAAGCGGCGATCAACGCCGTCTACGCGCGCAAGCTCGCCGAGATCGACGATCCCGACGAACGCGAACGGATGGAACGGGTGCTCCGGGAGGAGTACCGCGAAGATATCGACGTCCACCGGATGGCCAGCGAAGTCGTTATCGACGAGATCGTCCCGCCGAGCACGCTGCGCGAGGAACTGGCCGCCCGCTTCGACTTCTACGCCGATATCGAGAAGTCCCTGCCGGACAAGAAACACGGAACGATTCTGTGA
- a CDS encoding DUF5658 family protein, whose amino-acid sequence MSSENATLHHRLPGDVTAVDLERLCWMLVAVALLADVVTTFVGLQVGLAESNPAARGAIEGYGVAGMLALKAFAVGIGLVGRLLLEPEYRPIVPVGLAVPWLAAAILNLYTISTVV is encoded by the coding sequence ATGAGTTCCGAGAACGCCACCCTCCATCATCGTCTCCCCGGCGACGTGACGGCCGTCGACCTCGAGCGGCTGTGCTGGATGCTCGTGGCCGTCGCCCTGCTGGCCGACGTCGTGACGACGTTCGTCGGCCTCCAGGTCGGACTGGCAGAATCGAACCCGGCCGCCCGCGGCGCGATCGAGGGCTACGGCGTGGCCGGGATGCTCGCCCTCAAGGCGTTCGCCGTCGGCATCGGCCTCGTCGGTCGACTCCTCCTCGAGCCGGAGTATCGACCGATCGTCCCGGTCGGACTCGCGGTCCCGTGGCTCGCCGCGGCGATCCTCAACCTCTACACGATTTCGACGGTCGTCTAA
- a CDS encoding PH domain-containing protein gives MTRTSPSERGSESVETATEPDGGQPAQGVVSEPSWLPLAADERIRWRGGPRIQTVLPWVAFALVGTTVLVAAIAVDALPILAAVGLPIAVAPALWQYARVSRTAFVVTNAVAATRHGVFGRTVRTVSLERIQNTTVEQDPIGRIVGYGTVTLETASGTEIRFWNVEDPGRVRDRLEAERERLTGAEIPGGRDQWDTVLDEVRAWRQRLERP, from the coding sequence ATGACGAGGACCAGTCCGTCTGAGCGCGGCTCGGAATCGGTCGAGACTGCGACAGAGCCAGACGGCGGGCAGCCCGCGCAGGGGGTCGTGTCCGAGCCGTCGTGGCTCCCCCTTGCGGCAGACGAACGAATCCGCTGGCGGGGCGGGCCGCGAATCCAGACCGTGCTGCCGTGGGTCGCGTTCGCGCTCGTCGGAACGACAGTCCTGGTTGCCGCGATCGCCGTCGACGCGCTGCCGATCCTCGCCGCCGTCGGCCTCCCGATCGCCGTCGCACCGGCGCTGTGGCAGTATGCCCGCGTCTCCCGGACGGCGTTCGTCGTCACGAACGCGGTCGCCGCGACGCGGCACGGCGTCTTCGGACGGACCGTTCGAACCGTCTCCCTCGAGCGAATTCAGAACACGACCGTCGAACAGGATCCGATCGGACGGATCGTCGGCTACGGGACCGTCACGCTCGAGACCGCCAGCGGCACCGAGATCAGGTTCTGGAACGTCGAAGACCCGGGTCGAGTTCGCGATCGGCTCGAGGCCGAGCGCGAGCGCCTGACCGGGGCCGAAATCCCCGGCGGACGCGACCAGTGGGACACGGTCCTCGACGAGGTCCGAGCGTGGCGACAGCGCCTCGAGCGTCCGTAA
- a CDS encoding PH domain-containing protein produces the protein MSTDIADVETDIDADADLEWLSLDADEEILWAGGPDRRTLIPAFAIGIPLSIVLIGLVIVVSEYLRVTNTHYVVTTRALYKKTGVLSRDVKRIEHEKVQDISYSQTALGTHFGYGTVEVSTAGGSGVEMAFNSVPDPKDLQQRISERINRERGESADDRTKADVLEEILTELRAIRAAVEDGPTGQPRDEGDRPTADRSTEPTDREATDRHSYEYDEDQSV, from the coding sequence GTGAGCACCGATATCGCGGACGTCGAAACTGACATCGACGCCGACGCCGACCTCGAGTGGCTCTCGCTGGACGCCGACGAGGAGATCCTCTGGGCCGGCGGCCCGGATCGACGAACGCTCATTCCGGCGTTCGCGATCGGGATCCCGCTCTCGATCGTCCTGATCGGGCTCGTCATCGTCGTCAGCGAGTATCTTCGCGTGACGAACACCCACTACGTCGTGACGACTCGTGCCCTGTACAAGAAAACCGGCGTGCTCTCGCGGGACGTCAAGCGGATCGAACACGAGAAGGTCCAGGACATCTCGTACAGTCAGACCGCGCTGGGCACCCACTTCGGCTATGGGACCGTCGAAGTCAGCACCGCCGGCGGCTCCGGCGTCGAGATGGCGTTCAACTCGGTACCCGACCCGAAGGATCTCCAGCAGCGGATCAGCGAACGGATCAACCGCGAGCGCGGCGAGTCCGCCGACGATCGGACGAAAGCCGACGTCCTCGAGGAGATCCTGACCGAACTCCGGGCGATTCGGGCGGCCGTCGAGGACGGACCGACCGGCCAGCCGCGTGACGAGGGCGATCGGCCGACGGCCGACCGCTCCACCGAACCGACCGACCGCGAGGCCACCGATCGGCACTCCTACGAGTATGACGAGGACCAGTCCGTCTGA
- a CDS encoding MaoC family dehydratase has product MTGLYYEEFEVGETIEHERRRTISESDNQRFCDMTMNQQPLHLDSAFAADTEFGKRLVNGLYTMSLAVGVSIPETTDGTIVANLSYDDVEHPNPVFHGDTIRVQSTVTDKRETSDGERGVVTMHVEAFKIDDPDEPLVCEFDRTVLSLKREHATADEDGTESEGRDEERDGE; this is encoded by the coding sequence ATGACCGGACTGTACTACGAGGAGTTCGAGGTCGGCGAGACCATCGAGCACGAGCGTCGACGAACGATCTCCGAGAGCGACAATCAGCGCTTTTGTGACATGACGATGAATCAGCAACCGCTGCACCTCGATTCCGCGTTCGCGGCCGACACCGAGTTCGGCAAGCGGCTGGTCAACGGCCTCTACACCATGTCGCTGGCCGTCGGCGTCTCGATTCCGGAGACGACCGACGGGACGATCGTCGCGAACCTCTCGTACGACGACGTCGAACATCCGAACCCGGTCTTCCACGGCGATACGATCCGCGTCCAGTCGACGGTCACCGACAAGCGCGAGACCAGCGATGGCGAGCGTGGGGTCGTCACCATGCACGTCGAGGCCTTCAAGATCGACGACCCCGACGAGCCGCTCGTCTGCGAGTTCGACCGGACCGTCCTCTCGCTGAAACGCGAGCACGCGACCGCGGACGAAGACGGGACCGAGAGCGAGGGTCGGGACGAAGAAAGGGACGGAGAGTGA
- a CDS encoding carboxypeptidase regulatory-like domain-containing protein, protein MVLLALSTATVARPASAGAAFEPPSEIRTVTAAETPTEIGHAAAVRSAAGENTGRLSGRVTDEAGNPIMDATITVNGTGGKTTPSSDGYYRLKLPEGTYEVTISADGFQRETATVTVTSSDWARLDVTLSVPTTAVFGTVRNETGTPIENATVAIRSVGAETVTRSDGAYELVVPRERHTLEVSAAGYDSQRVVIETENRRSLERNVTLALEIDEEANGTTNESVTNETPDSDTANETVAEDESGADSEQPAAGKSPFLYRPLDLLLFASLFLAVLVTATLVGLYRDRSYRS, encoded by the coding sequence ATGGTACTTCTCGCTCTGTCGACCGCGACCGTCGCTCGGCCGGCTTCCGCTGGGGCAGCGTTCGAACCCCCGTCAGAGATCCGAACGGTGACCGCGGCCGAGACGCCGACCGAGATCGGTCACGCGGCGGCGGTCCGTTCGGCCGCCGGCGAGAATACGGGCCGTCTCAGCGGACGGGTGACTGACGAAGCGGGAAATCCCATTATGGACGCGACGATCACAGTCAACGGTACCGGGGGGAAGACGACGCCGAGTAGCGACGGATACTACAGACTGAAACTCCCCGAGGGAACGTACGAGGTCACCATCTCGGCGGACGGCTTCCAGCGGGAAACGGCGACCGTGACCGTCACGTCCTCCGATTGGGCGCGCCTCGACGTCACGCTCTCGGTGCCGACGACCGCGGTGTTCGGAACGGTGCGAAACGAGACGGGAACCCCGATCGAGAACGCAACGGTGGCGATTCGCAGTGTCGGGGCCGAGACGGTGACGCGTTCCGACGGTGCGTACGAACTGGTCGTCCCGCGAGAGCGACACACGCTCGAGGTGAGCGCGGCAGGTTACGACAGCCAGCGCGTTGTGATCGAGACGGAGAATCGTCGGTCGCTCGAGCGAAACGTGACGCTCGCACTCGAGATCGACGAGGAAGCGAACGGCACGACGAACGAATCTGTGACGAACGAGACACCGGACAGCGATACGGCGAACGAAACGGTCGCCGAAGACGAGTCCGGTGCCGACTCGGAACAGCCGGCTGCTGGGAAGTCTCCGTTTCTATATCGACCGCTCGACCTGCTACTGTTTGCCAGTCTGTTCCTGGCTGTCCTGGTCACAGCCACACTCGTGGGGTTGTACCGCGACCGTTCGTACCGGTCGTGA
- a CDS encoding NAD-dependent succinate-semialdehyde dehydrogenase: MSIESTNPATGDVVDSFEETTDEEQDDHLERATETFEEWSDTPIETRQRLLARAADVLRENEATYAELMTEEMGKPIGQAHDEVEKCAWVCDYYAETAAEHLQDEVIASDESARTVVAYQPLGPVLAIMPWNFPFWQVFRFAAPTLAAGNVGLLKHASNVPGCARAIEAVFERAGFPEGAFTSLLISSSEIDAVIEDDRISAVTITGSDGAGRSVAETAGSQLKKNVLELGGSDPFVVLEDAPMEQTVETAVQARLINNGQSCIAAKRFIVVDEVYDEFVDRFTEAMDEQVVGDPMDEETDIGPQAREDLMADLHEQVQETVDQGGEIELGGEPMDRDGAFYPPTVITDVPENAPADREELFGPVATVFRVPDEAAAIEKANDTRFGLGASVWTENVERGERVARQFESGLAFVNELVKSDPRLPFGGVKDSGYGRELSRHGIREFVNTKTIWVQQDAGEETEMVE; this comes from the coding sequence ATGTCCATCGAGAGCACCAATCCAGCGACGGGCGACGTGGTCGACAGCTTCGAGGAGACCACGGACGAGGAGCAAGACGATCACCTCGAGCGGGCGACGGAGACCTTCGAGGAGTGGAGCGACACCCCGATCGAGACGCGCCAGCGGCTGCTGGCGAGGGCGGCCGACGTCCTCCGGGAGAACGAGGCGACGTACGCGGAGTTGATGACCGAGGAGATGGGGAAACCGATCGGCCAGGCGCACGACGAGGTCGAGAAGTGCGCGTGGGTCTGCGACTACTACGCCGAAACCGCCGCGGAACACCTGCAGGACGAGGTCATCGCCAGCGACGAGAGCGCGCGGACGGTCGTCGCCTACCAGCCGCTCGGGCCGGTGCTGGCGATCATGCCGTGGAACTTCCCCTTCTGGCAGGTGTTTCGCTTCGCGGCCCCCACCCTCGCCGCCGGCAACGTCGGACTGTTGAAACACGCCTCGAACGTCCCCGGCTGCGCCCGGGCCATCGAAGCCGTCTTCGAGCGGGCCGGCTTCCCCGAGGGCGCGTTCACCTCCCTCCTGATCAGCTCCAGCGAGATCGACGCGGTGATCGAGGACGATCGCATCTCGGCCGTCACCATCACCGGCAGCGACGGGGCCGGTCGATCGGTCGCCGAGACGGCTGGCAGTCAACTCAAGAAGAACGTCCTCGAGTTGGGCGGGAGCGACCCGTTCGTCGTCCTCGAGGACGCGCCGATGGAGCAGACCGTCGAGACGGCGGTGCAGGCGCGGCTCATCAACAACGGCCAGTCCTGTATCGCCGCGAAGCGGTTCATCGTGGTCGACGAGGTCTACGACGAGTTCGTCGACCGGTTCACCGAGGCGATGGACGAGCAGGTCGTCGGCGATCCGATGGACGAGGAGACCGACATCGGCCCGCAGGCGCGCGAGGATCTCATGGCGGACCTCCACGAACAGGTCCAGGAAACCGTCGATCAGGGCGGCGAAATCGAACTTGGCGGCGAACCGATGGACCGCGACGGCGCGTTCTACCCGCCGACGGTGATCACGGACGTTCCCGAAAACGCACCCGCAGATCGGGAGGAGCTGTTCGGTCCGGTCGCGACCGTCTTCCGAGTTCCGGACGAGGCGGCCGCAATCGAGAAGGCCAACGACACCCGCTTCGGCCTCGGCGCGAGCGTCTGGACCGAGAACGTAGAGCGCGGCGAGCGAGTCGCCCGTCAGTTCGAGTCCGGACTGGCGTTCGTCAACGAACTCGTCAAGTCCGATCCGCGACTGCCCTTCGGCGGCGTGAAGGACTCGGGCTACGGTCGCGAACTCTCACGCCACGGGATTCGCGAGTTCGTGAACACGAAGACGATCTGGGTCCAGCAGGACGCCGGCGAGGAGACGGAGATGGTGGAGTGA
- a CDS encoding Cdc6/Cdc18 family protein — protein MAEQTGGDPLFQSHDPIFNRKELLHVGHVPDEDRIVGRDDEIQSVAAEVGAITRGDPPNNVMIYGKTGTGKSLISRHVATRAQDAARSNDIDCAVLYVDCSEANTETRATRQLALSLKEQTGYEQNIPLRGVGTMEYYQHIWGILEDCFDAVIVILDEIDKLDNSNILMQLSRAREAQKTDAYIGVIGISNKVQYRETLDERIDSSFGHRELFFHPYDASQLREIMRNREDAFQPDVLEDGTIELCAALAAKKHGDARKAIEILKEAGELARRTGSETVSEDHIQQAQEVAEINRIEELTSGATVHAKLALYALASRIITGDRETYKTREIYERYVGICELVANDPITENGLYRQLKEQAFLGVIESEKTGGGRSQGSYLLHRLVTDPKHIVKAVRRDAALEELPTYDRLGENGPSTANRDANLGSFS, from the coding sequence ATGGCTGAGCAGACCGGTGGGGACCCGCTCTTCCAATCTCACGACCCCATCTTCAATCGGAAGGAACTTCTCCACGTCGGCCACGTCCCCGACGAGGACCGAATCGTCGGGCGGGACGACGAGATCCAATCCGTCGCTGCCGAGGTCGGTGCGATCACGCGCGGGGACCCGCCGAACAACGTGATGATCTACGGCAAAACCGGCACCGGAAAGAGTCTTATCTCTCGCCACGTCGCCACTCGCGCCCAGGATGCCGCCCGGAGTAACGATATCGATTGTGCCGTTCTCTACGTCGACTGTTCCGAAGCCAACACCGAGACGCGTGCCACGCGCCAGTTAGCGCTCAGTCTGAAAGAACAGACCGGGTACGAACAGAACATCCCGCTTCGAGGCGTCGGGACGATGGAGTACTACCAGCACATCTGGGGCATTCTCGAGGACTGCTTCGACGCGGTAATCGTCATCCTGGACGAGATCGACAAACTGGACAACAGCAACATTCTGATGCAACTCTCCCGCGCTCGCGAGGCACAGAAGACGGACGCCTACATCGGCGTCATCGGGATCAGTAACAAGGTCCAGTATCGAGAGACCCTCGACGAGCGCATCGACAGCAGCTTCGGGCACCGGGAGCTGTTCTTTCACCCGTACGACGCCTCCCAACTCCGCGAGATCATGCGCAACCGCGAAGACGCGTTCCAGCCCGACGTCCTCGAGGACGGGACGATCGAGCTCTGTGCGGCCCTCGCGGCCAAGAAACACGGTGACGCCCGCAAGGCCATCGAGATCCTCAAGGAGGCCGGAGAGCTCGCCCGCCGCACCGGGAGCGAGACGGTCTCCGAGGATCACATCCAACAGGCACAGGAGGTCGCCGAGATCAATCGAATCGAGGAGCTCACCAGCGGTGCGACCGTCCACGCGAAACTCGCGCTGTACGCGCTCGCGAGCCGTATCATCACCGGTGATCGTGAGACCTACAAGACCCGCGAGATCTACGAGCGCTACGTCGGCATCTGCGAACTGGTCGCCAACGATCCGATCACCGAGAACGGACTCTATCGCCAGCTCAAAGAACAGGCGTTTCTCGGCGTTATCGAGTCCGAGAAGACCGGCGGCGGTCGATCACAGGGGAGTTACCTCCTGCATCGACTCGTCACTGACCCGAAACACATCGTCAAAGCCGTCCGCCGCGACGCCGCGCTCGAGGAGCTACCGACGTACGATCGACTCGGCGAAAACGGCCCGTCGACGGCGAACCGCGACGCGAATCTGGGTTCCTTTTCCTGA
- a CDS encoding HpcH/HpaI aldolase/citrate lyase family protein yields MVRRSVLFTPGDRPEMCRKAPTTGADVIVFDLEDAVAPQRKTEAREAVRDVLTDPEFDPDCEVCVRVNATDPTRAADLEALFEDGPIASLESLMLPKVGSPDDVRALVDDLGADVSLPVLALLESADGVLAAPEIAAVPATDALVFGAEDLAADIGATRTAAGTEVLYARERVVLAAAANDCPAIDTIVSDFEDEAALREDVDFAIQLGYDGKLAIHPAQVGPINEAFTPSAEEREWADRVLAAKREADAEGRGVFAVDGEMIDAPLIARAERIRNRAEAADER; encoded by the coding sequence ATGGTTCGCAGAAGCGTACTGTTCACGCCCGGTGACCGGCCCGAAATGTGTCGGAAGGCACCGACGACGGGGGCCGACGTTATCGTCTTCGATCTCGAGGACGCCGTCGCTCCACAGCGCAAGACGGAGGCCCGCGAGGCAGTTCGAGACGTACTGACCGATCCCGAGTTCGATCCCGACTGCGAAGTGTGCGTTCGGGTCAACGCGACCGACCCGACCCGAGCAGCCGATCTCGAGGCGCTGTTCGAAGACGGGCCGATCGCGTCGCTCGAGAGCCTCATGCTTCCGAAGGTCGGCTCGCCGGACGACGTTCGCGCGCTCGTCGACGACCTCGGCGCGGACGTCTCCCTGCCCGTCCTCGCGCTGCTCGAGAGCGCGGACGGCGTGCTCGCGGCTCCCGAAATCGCGGCCGTGCCGGCGACCGACGCGTTGGTGTTCGGCGCGGAAGACCTCGCGGCGGACATCGGTGCGACCCGGACCGCAGCGGGGACCGAAGTACTCTACGCGCGAGAACGCGTCGTGCTCGCGGCGGCGGCGAACGATTGTCCGGCGATCGACACCATCGTGTCTGACTTCGAGGACGAGGCTGCACTGCGCGAGGACGTCGATTTCGCGATCCAACTGGGGTACGACGGCAAACTCGCGATTCACCCTGCGCAGGTCGGGCCGATCAACGAGGCGTTCACCCCCTCGGCCGAGGAACGGGAGTGGGCCGACCGCGTCCTCGCAGCCAAACGCGAGGCCGATGCCGAGGGCCGCGGCGTGTTCGCGGTCGACGGCGAGATGATCGACGCACCGCTGATCGCACGCGCCGAACGGATCCGAAACCGTGCCGAGGCGGCGGACGAAAGGTGA
- a CDS encoding Glu/Leu/Phe/Val family dehydrogenase, producing MSDDTNPFESLQSQIEDAANYLDIGDDVIERLKHPERVLETNLTIERDDGDLERFKAFRSQFNGDRGPYKGGIRYHPQVSRDEVKALSGWMTYKTAIVDIPLGGGKGGIVIDPDDYSESELERLTRSFARELRPMIGEDRDVPAPDVNTGQREMNWIKDTYETLENTTEPGVITGKAIDSGGSAGRVEATGRSTVLAAREAFDYLDKDLEGATVAVQGYGNAGWIAAKLIDEMGATVVAASDSTGGIYNPDGFDPVAAKDHKIETGSVVGYEESEEELTNEDVLTLDVDLLIPAALENAVDADLAADVEADVISEAANGPLTPAADEVLEGKDVFVIPDILANAGGVTVSYFEWVQNRQRFSWSEERVNEELETIIVDAFNALVETYEEHDLENPRTAAYVVAIQRVADAFEEAGSWP from the coding sequence ATGAGCGACGATACCAATCCGTTCGAGAGCCTCCAGTCACAGATCGAGGACGCTGCGAACTACCTCGACATCGGCGACGACGTGATCGAACGGCTCAAACACCCCGAGCGGGTCCTCGAGACGAACCTCACGATCGAACGTGACGACGGCGACCTCGAGCGGTTCAAAGCCTTCCGTTCCCAGTTCAACGGCGACCGCGGGCCGTACAAGGGCGGCATTCGCTACCACCCGCAGGTCTCCCGGGACGAGGTCAAGGCGCTGTCGGGCTGGATGACCTACAAGACCGCGATCGTCGACATTCCCCTCGGCGGCGGCAAGGGCGGTATCGTCATCGATCCCGACGACTACTCCGAGAGCGAACTCGAGCGGCTCACCCGGTCGTTCGCGAGGGAGCTGCGGCCCATGATCGGCGAGGACCGGGACGTCCCCGCCCCCGACGTGAACACGGGCCAGCGGGAGATGAACTGGATCAAGGACACCTACGAGACCCTCGAGAACACGACCGAACCGGGAGTCATCACGGGGAAAGCGATCGATTCCGGCGGCAGCGCGGGCCGCGTCGAGGCGACCGGCCGCTCGACCGTCCTCGCCGCGCGCGAGGCCTTCGACTACCTCGACAAGGATCTCGAGGGTGCAACCGTCGCCGTCCAGGGCTACGGGAACGCCGGCTGGATCGCCGCGAAGCTGATCGACGAGATGGGGGCGACCGTCGTCGCCGCCAGCGACTCGACGGGCGGCATCTACAACCCCGACGGCTTCGATCCGGTCGCCGCGAAAGACCACAAGATCGAGACCGGCAGCGTCGTCGGCTACGAGGAAAGCGAGGAGGAGCTCACCAACGAGGACGTGCTCACCCTCGACGTCGACCTGCTGATTCCGGCCGCGCTCGAGAACGCGGTCGACGCCGACCTCGCCGCCGACGTCGAGGCCGACGTCATCTCGGAGGCTGCCAACGGCCCGCTCACGCCCGCGGCCGACGAGGTGCTCGAGGGGAAAGACGTCTTCGTCATCCCGGACATCCTCGCGAACGCGGGCGGCGTCACCGTCTCGTACTTCGAGTGGGTCCAGAACCGCCAGCGGTTCTCCTGGTCCGAGGAGCGCGTCAACGAGGAACTCGAGACGATCATCGTCGACGCCTTCAACGCGCTGGTCGAGACCTACGAGGAACACGACCTCGAGAACCCCCGAACCGCTGCCTACGTCGTCGCGATCCAGCGCGTTGCGGACGCGTTCGAGGAAGCCGGCAGCTGGCCGTAA